Proteins found in one Streptomyces sp. NBC_00461 genomic segment:
- a CDS encoding phage tail protein, translating to MSRAAVPGLPSRHPIGEQLPALYADDDFAQRFTAGLDTVLAPVFTTLDNLPAYLDPRIAPTDFLAWLASWVGATDDPQWPVEQRREAVVRAVELHRWRGTRRGLVEALRLALGVHAEVRDDGGSWWSGTARADLPPRPPAEPLVRVWPVREERIDVGRVREIVRAMCPVHTVCRVEVLPGPPADEGR from the coding sequence ATGAGCCGCGCCGCCGTACCCGGCCTGCCCAGCCGTCACCCGATCGGTGAGCAACTGCCCGCCCTGTACGCCGACGACGACTTCGCCCAGCGCTTCACCGCGGGCCTCGACACCGTCCTCGCCCCGGTGTTCACCACCCTCGACAACCTGCCCGCCTACCTCGATCCCCGGATCGCTCCGACGGACTTCCTGGCCTGGCTGGCGTCGTGGGTGGGCGCCACCGACGATCCGCAGTGGCCGGTGGAGCAGCGCCGCGAGGCGGTCGTCCGGGCGGTGGAACTGCACCGGTGGCGTGGCACCCGGCGCGGCCTGGTCGAGGCCCTCCGGCTCGCACTCGGCGTGCACGCCGAGGTACGCGACGACGGCGGTTCGTGGTGGTCGGGCACCGCCCGAGCCGACCTGCCGCCGCGGCCCCCCGCCGAGCCCCTGGTCCGGGTGTGGCCGGTTCGCGAGGAGCGGATCGACGTGGGCAGGGTCCGCGAGATCGTCCGGGCCATGTGCCCGGTGCACACCGTCTGCCGGGTGGAGGTCCTGCCCGGCCCACCCGCCGACGAAGGGAGGTGA
- the narJ gene encoding nitrate reductase molybdenum cofactor assembly chaperone: MYQHPAVHQAASLLLHYPDQRWPAHRALVLESIGGLPGPAAEPLRRFCRRTADVPVLDLAAQYVTTFDRARCRTLHLTQYTGGGLGRRGASLAALTARYREHGWVQSDNEPPDHLPAVLEFAARCPDAGRALLHEHRAALTLLATGLAAHGSPYLDVIRAVRATLDEGVRH; the protein is encoded by the coding sequence ATGTACCAGCACCCAGCCGTCCACCAGGCAGCCTCCCTGCTCCTGCACTACCCCGACCAGCGCTGGCCCGCCCACCGCGCCCTCGTACTGGAGTCGATCGGCGGGCTCCCCGGCCCGGCGGCGGAGCCACTGCGGCGGTTCTGCCGCCGCACCGCGGACGTCCCCGTGCTCGACCTCGCGGCCCAGTACGTCACCACGTTCGACCGCGCCCGCTGCCGCACCCTGCACCTGACGCAGTACACGGGCGGCGGCCTGGGTCGCCGGGGTGCCTCGCTCGCCGCGCTCACGGCCCGCTACCGGGAGCACGGCTGGGTGCAGTCCGACAACGAACCGCCCGACCACCTCCCCGCTGTCCTGGAGTTCGCCGCGCGCTGCCCCGACGCCGGCCGTGCCCTGCTCCACGAGCACCGCGCCGCCCTCACCCTGCTCGCCACCGGCCTCGCCGCCCACGGCAGCCCCTACCTCGACGTGATCCGCGCCGTGCGGGCCACCCTCGACGAAGGAGTCCGCCACTGA
- a CDS encoding inositol monophosphatase family protein, with protein MPEHDVNPDPDPDPDPDGGDLDLDLDRALEIATELAAWASEAIRRPRTPATATDVREKDSPADIVTDTDEAVEAHVRATLGRAFPGHGIVGEEYGRTEGTPGAPHWLIDPVDGTTNYAHGLGWCSFSLGLAAADGTPLLGLVADPWRGETFTAVRGRGAHLNGTPVRAAGHTTLTGHVFMTEWAAHAHWPGMDTLLTTLADRHCTVRVMGSTALSLVQVAAGRATAAAIGEFHHVDGLPALLIATEAGAVAVPELPAYDQPLLLAAPGVAREATELLRRSRVSV; from the coding sequence GTGCCGGAGCATGATGTGAACCCGGACCCGGACCCGGACCCGGACCCGGACGGCGGGGACCTGGACCTGGATCTGGACCGGGCCCTGGAGATCGCGACCGAGCTGGCGGCCTGGGCCTCGGAGGCGATCCGGCGTCCGCGCACCCCGGCCACCGCGACCGACGTACGCGAGAAGGACAGCCCCGCCGACATCGTCACCGACACGGACGAGGCGGTGGAGGCACACGTCCGGGCGACGCTCGGCCGGGCCTTCCCCGGGCACGGGATCGTGGGCGAGGAGTATGGCCGCACGGAGGGCACCCCGGGCGCCCCGCACTGGCTCATCGACCCGGTCGACGGCACGACCAACTACGCTCACGGCCTCGGCTGGTGCTCCTTCTCCCTGGGCCTGGCGGCGGCCGACGGCACGCCGCTGCTCGGCCTGGTGGCGGACCCATGGCGGGGCGAGACGTTCACCGCGGTCCGGGGCAGGGGAGCCCACCTCAACGGCACCCCCGTCCGGGCGGCCGGCCATACCACCCTCACCGGCCACGTCTTCATGACGGAATGGGCGGCCCACGCCCACTGGCCCGGCATGGACACCCTGCTCACCACCCTCGCGGACCGCCACTGCACGGTCCGCGTGATGGGCTCCACGGCCCTGTCCCTGGTCCAGGTGGCGGCAGGCCGCGCCACGGCCGCGGCGATCGGCGAGTTCCACCACGTCGACGGACTTCCCGCCCTGCTGATCGCGACAGAGGCGGGCGCGGTGGCGGTACCCGAACTGCCCGCCTACGACCAGCCGTTGCTCCTCGCGGCGCCGGGCGTGGCACGGGAGGCGACGGAGCTGTTGCGCAGGTCGCGGGTCAGCGTGTGA
- a CDS encoding NADase-type glycan-binding domain-containing protein, whose translation MRACPACGASNGPGDDFCGNCGTYLGWSEEPQAHTPAATSPERPVQEPSEPEPSTPEQSVPEPEPSTPSQPPAPAPASSTADAPTSAAPARTSSLRSRLTGRSRGEADRPGTGQTPDTRSGADERPDTPPGQSATDEAREAPSTPTPAPTPAGSASGVSATADGSGTAVPRTGDEAGPAVSGTPPRPPQPPATPPVRPAASASGVSATADGSGTAVPRTGDGSGPAVSGTPPRPPQPPAAPPVRPASAPATRDIPGPRQPGSPETPTPTPAPAPAPAQDPIVAVRPAKPQAPRPVVRPTVVPDEVAGRPCPSCGTPNPPDRRFCRRCATDLKPTAKAAPLPWWRTVWPFRRRVRAGSGRAVRLLVILAVVVALCAGVFLLLPAGRALFEDTRDKLSDPKAVTPSGIEASAQIPGHPAKNTTDGLRNRYWGTPAAGASVKYTFGKPFRMVDLIITNGASKEPQEYAREGRALQMDLEVTTADGERHDKELTLSDKPGPQTIITGISDVKTVRLVLRSPTGLKPGRHLALAEVEFFQRG comes from the coding sequence ATGCGCGCATGTCCCGCGTGCGGGGCGTCCAACGGCCCCGGGGACGATTTCTGCGGCAACTGCGGCACGTACCTGGGCTGGTCGGAAGAGCCACAGGCGCACACCCCCGCGGCCACGTCCCCGGAGCGACCGGTACAGGAGCCGTCCGAACCCGAACCATCCACACCGGAGCAGTCCGTACCGGAGCCGGAGCCGAGCACACCCTCGCAGCCCCCGGCGCCGGCGCCCGCATCGTCCACGGCCGACGCGCCCACATCCGCCGCGCCTGCCCGCACCTCGTCGTTGCGCAGCCGGCTGACCGGCCGCAGCCGCGGCGAGGCGGACAGGCCGGGCACCGGGCAGACCCCCGACACACGCTCCGGCGCCGACGAGCGCCCGGACACCCCGCCCGGCCAGTCCGCCACCGACGAAGCCCGGGAAGCTCCCTCCACCCCGACGCCCGCGCCCACCCCCGCCGGATCCGCGAGCGGGGTGTCCGCAACGGCCGACGGCTCGGGAACCGCCGTACCCCGTACGGGAGATGAGGCCGGACCCGCCGTGTCCGGTACGCCGCCACGCCCCCCGCAACCCCCGGCCACCCCGCCGGTCCGCCCCGCCGCCTCCGCGAGCGGCGTGTCCGCAACGGCCGACGGCTCGGGAACCGCCGTACCCCGTACGGGAGATGGCTCCGGACCGGCCGTGTCCGGTACGCCGCCACGGCCCCCGCAGCCCCCGGCCGCCCCGCCGGTCCGCCCCGCCTCCGCTCCGGCCACCCGGGACATACCGGGCCCCCGGCAACCGGGCTCCCCCGAGACGCCGACACCGACACCTGCCCCGGCGCCTGCGCCTGCGCAGGACCCCATCGTGGCCGTGCGCCCCGCGAAGCCGCAGGCTCCACGCCCTGTCGTACGGCCCACGGTGGTGCCGGACGAAGTGGCGGGGCGGCCCTGTCCCTCCTGCGGTACGCCCAACCCGCCGGACCGCAGGTTCTGCCGGCGCTGTGCGACCGATCTGAAGCCGACCGCGAAGGCCGCTCCGTTGCCGTGGTGGCGGACCGTGTGGCCGTTCCGCCGCCGGGTGCGGGCGGGTTCGGGCCGTGCAGTGCGGCTGCTGGTGATCCTGGCCGTCGTGGTGGCCCTGTGCGCGGGCGTCTTCCTGCTGCTGCCGGCCGGACGCGCCCTGTTCGAGGACACCCGCGACAAGCTGTCCGACCCCAAGGCCGTGACACCGTCGGGCATCGAGGCGAGCGCCCAGATCCCCGGGCACCCGGCGAAGAACACCACCGACGGCCTGAGGAACCGCTACTGGGGCACCCCCGCGGCCGGCGCCTCGGTGAAGTACACCTTCGGCAAGCCGTTCCGGATGGTCGACCTGATCATCACCAACGGCGCCTCCAAGGAACCGCAGGAGTACGCCCGTGAGGGGCGCGCACTCCAGATGGACCTGGAGGTGACGACGGCGGACGGCGAGCGGCACGACAAGGAGCTGACCCTCAGCGACAAGCCGGGCCCTCAGACGATCATCACCGGGATCAGCGACGTGAAGACGGTGCGCTTGGTGCTGCGTTCGCCCACGGGCCTGAAACCGGGCCGTCATCTGGCCCTGGCGGAGGTGGAGTTCTTCCAGCGGGGGTGA
- a CDS encoding VOC family protein produces MVTVRYIVDDVDAALVFYCRHLGFREVMHPAPAFAMVVRDDLRLALSRPGGGPGGGQAMPDGTLPRPGGWNRISLQVAHLDAEVHRLRQAGVRFRNEPVTGVGGRQVIVDDPSGNPVELFEPALPGARE; encoded by the coding sequence ATGGTCACGGTCCGCTACATCGTCGACGACGTCGATGCCGCCCTCGTCTTCTACTGCCGGCACCTCGGATTCCGTGAGGTGATGCACCCCGCGCCGGCGTTCGCCATGGTCGTCCGGGACGATCTGCGGCTCGCGCTGAGCCGGCCCGGGGGCGGGCCTGGCGGCGGGCAGGCCATGCCGGACGGCACGCTGCCGCGGCCCGGCGGCTGGAACCGGATCTCGCTCCAGGTGGCCCACCTCGACGCCGAGGTCCACCGGCTGCGGCAGGCCGGTGTGCGGTTCCGCAACGAGCCGGTCACCGGCGTCGGCGGCAGGCAGGTGATCGTCGACGATCCGTCCGGAAATCCCGTCGAGCTGTTCGAGCCGGCCCTCCCCGGGGCGCGTGAGTGA
- a CDS encoding sugar ABC transporter substrate-binding protein — protein sequence MNVHTPSRSGARRYAIPLCASASALLLSACGVIDGVGGSSSSATPKKGDDITVGLLLPDTDTARFEKFDYPLIKQRVAALTHDKGKVRYANAGASVATQGKQFAQMIAAKVDVVLVDAVDAKAIAPAVQKAKDAGIPVIAYDRLAEGPIDAYISHDNELVGEVQGRAIVEALGSKAATSKIVMMNGDPGDPNTARFKEGALSELKGRVVIAKSYDTEKWLPSAAKANLSKAVKSIGLDNIAAVYSANDGMAGAIIDALKDDGVTKMPPVTGQDANLDAVQRIVAGRQQMTVYKSFLLEATNAAEMAVTKVRGQAIEFDALAEDSVDSPTQKDIPSMLVPVVALTKDNIKSTVIKDGVYTVKDICTAQYAADCAAIGLK from the coding sequence GTGAACGTTCACACCCCCAGCAGATCCGGCGCGCGTCGCTACGCCATACCCCTCTGCGCCTCCGCCTCGGCTCTCCTCCTGTCCGCGTGCGGTGTCATCGACGGCGTCGGTGGGAGCAGCAGCTCCGCGACTCCGAAGAAGGGCGACGACATCACGGTGGGGCTGCTGCTGCCCGACACGGACACGGCGCGCTTCGAGAAGTTCGACTACCCCCTCATCAAGCAGCGGGTCGCCGCCCTCACCCACGACAAGGGCAAGGTCCGCTACGCCAACGCCGGTGCGAGCGTGGCCACCCAGGGCAAGCAGTTCGCGCAGATGATCGCGGCCAAGGTGGATGTCGTCCTGGTGGACGCGGTGGACGCCAAGGCCATCGCGCCGGCCGTCCAGAAGGCCAAGGACGCGGGCATCCCGGTCATCGCCTACGACCGGCTCGCCGAGGGGCCGATCGACGCGTACATCTCCCACGACAACGAGCTCGTCGGCGAGGTGCAGGGCCGCGCCATCGTCGAGGCGCTCGGCAGCAAGGCCGCCACCAGCAAGATCGTCATGATGAACGGCGATCCCGGCGACCCGAACACCGCCCGCTTCAAGGAGGGCGCGCTCAGCGAGTTGAAGGGCCGGGTCGTCATCGCCAAGTCGTACGACACCGAGAAGTGGCTGCCGTCGGCCGCCAAGGCGAACCTCAGCAAGGCCGTCAAGTCCATCGGGCTCGACAACATCGCCGCCGTCTACTCGGCGAACGACGGCATGGCGGGCGCCATCATCGACGCCCTGAAGGATGACGGCGTCACCAAGATGCCGCCGGTCACCGGGCAGGACGCCAACCTGGACGCGGTGCAGCGGATCGTCGCGGGCCGGCAGCAGATGACCGTGTACAAGTCGTTCCTGCTGGAGGCGACCAACGCGGCGGAGATGGCGGTGACCAAGGTGAGGGGCCAGGCGATCGAGTTCGACGCGCTGGCCGAGGACTCCGTCGACAGCCCCACCCAGAAGGACATCCCGTCGATGCTGGTCCCGGTGGTCGCCCTCACGAAGGACAACATCAAGTCCACCGTGATCAAGGACGGCGTCTACACCGTCAAGGACATCTGCACCGCCCAGTACGCGGCGGACTGCGCGGCGATCGGTCTGAAGTAG
- a CDS encoding DUF952 domain-containing protein, which produces MIYHVVPSAEWTASPGRPYAPASLADDGFVHCSPDEETTLTVVNSFYGDAPRPLLALLIDEARLTAECLWEEAAPLPPPGVAEGTRFPHVYGPLDREAVERVLVVRWDEDGRAAGLEEAGEGGA; this is translated from the coding sequence ATGATCTATCACGTCGTGCCGAGCGCCGAGTGGACCGCGAGCCCGGGCCGGCCGTACGCCCCCGCCTCCCTCGCGGACGACGGCTTCGTCCATTGCTCCCCCGACGAGGAGACCACGCTCACCGTCGTCAACTCCTTCTACGGCGATGCTCCCCGGCCGCTGCTCGCGTTGCTCATCGACGAGGCACGGCTCACCGCGGAGTGCCTGTGGGAGGAGGCGGCTCCCCTGCCCCCGCCGGGAGTTGCCGAGGGCACCCGTTTCCCGCATGTGTACGGGCCCCTCGACCGCGAGGCCGTGGAGCGGGTCCTGGTGGTCCGGTGGGACGAGGACGGCCGGGCCGCGGGGCTGGAGGAGGCAGGGGAGGGCGGCGCCTGA
- a CDS encoding golvesin C-terminal-like domain-containing protein has product MRTSRETPGGRHRWRVPKSRRGRIAAAGAMSVLALALLAPLASAALTDQSSSATPTPADRVTDTSRLPSGWQQSDDRMVTYDGDATGLHVLVADAAHAYTWRTAATLSEPGIDTDRWIGQTCVTASGDRAVVVYAPRQVTNDQQGFQEGAFAAVVDLTDGRVTKLPELVSIAYFNPGCGDGEQAVLSRPQGDGTQLLTVDTRQGKLVRRQTVPGQLTSAVPFGSGIAAAAGDSVVSVNGGGHVSTLAHTGGTPFRLVPDAHSGLAYQVPAAKKTVQVRRVTSGGSDRLLGSGALGSLAVRGNGGRVFVTGKDAQDDVRQSALPKSWRALQVPASAEVSTNGLLALTGVGNGTEVAGSGKPGATATADTAQPVGIDALLAGSGESLGFRVKPRAPARSQGDKQSPALSSGTAGTKANAEDGGLQTESIRTESLDGSGLEAAQSTSAATTTDDDPAHTTTDPDRACAVTRNDPGLQALQPSTTMIEWAADLAVQGKLDVRRHKGWNGTDLASYTPQSLFPSVPLKGGGRVPAQIMLGVLAQESNLVQANSRASAGESGNFVQGGYYGNAGSVHTVNWAAADCGYGVAQVTSGMARTDTTTYTAEQQKAITVDYAANIAAGLQILQDKWNQLYDKGMLVNGGDPQYLENWWFALWAYNSGFNAPSASDTAAPWGLGWFNNPANGLYPADRKMFLSSGYEDARTPNLWTYPERVLGWAAYSLQKTDPATGTTGKAFTVGTWPTGNAPDAQPAHDTFCKPASNECDTSKPRKVEGSSQPEGPCQRDDFKCWWHEPATWTDCATTCGTEVLKYQAGEREPQVTPVHPASCTSTLPANALIVDDVPNTVKFRTGSTNPCAGKHNWTSRGTLKFTFGSAQQNGATVYPSKIDFHQLGAGFGGHFWFTHTRVPSFTDSVVTGTWTPDRSLTGWARIMVHLPDHEANTGQATYHVDLGDGTVVDKTISQDTGGKNAWVSLGSYQVHGTPSVSLSSDTADGTGDASIAWDALAFEPLPAKPSDAVTPSPSPSPS; this is encoded by the coding sequence TTGCGCACTTCTCGTGAAACACCCGGGGGAAGGCATCGCTGGCGGGTCCCGAAGAGCCGCCGCGGCCGGATAGCCGCCGCCGGGGCGATGTCCGTGCTGGCGCTGGCGCTCCTCGCGCCGCTGGCATCGGCCGCCCTCACCGACCAGTCCTCCTCCGCCACTCCCACGCCGGCGGACCGGGTCACCGACACCTCCCGACTGCCTTCGGGCTGGCAGCAGTCCGACGATCGCATGGTCACCTACGACGGCGACGCCACCGGCCTGCACGTCCTGGTCGCCGACGCGGCGCACGCCTACACCTGGCGCACCGCGGCCACCCTGTCCGAACCCGGCATCGACACCGACCGGTGGATCGGCCAGACCTGCGTCACCGCCTCCGGCGACCGCGCCGTGGTCGTCTACGCGCCCCGCCAGGTGACCAACGATCAGCAGGGCTTCCAGGAGGGAGCCTTCGCCGCCGTGGTCGACCTCACGGACGGCAGGGTCACCAAGCTGCCGGAACTGGTGTCCATCGCCTACTTCAACCCCGGCTGCGGCGACGGCGAACAGGCCGTGCTGTCCCGGCCGCAGGGCGACGGCACCCAGCTGCTGACCGTCGACACCCGCCAGGGGAAGCTGGTCCGGCGGCAGACCGTCCCGGGGCAACTGACCTCCGCCGTGCCCTTCGGGTCCGGCATCGCGGCGGCCGCCGGCGACTCGGTGGTCTCGGTGAACGGCGGCGGGCACGTCAGCACGCTGGCCCACACCGGGGGAACGCCGTTCCGGCTCGTACCGGACGCGCACAGCGGGCTCGCCTACCAGGTCCCGGCCGCCAAGAAGACCGTGCAGGTCCGGCGGGTCACCTCCGGTGGCTCCGACCGGCTGCTCGGCTCGGGTGCGCTCGGCTCCCTCGCGGTGCGGGGCAACGGCGGTCGGGTGTTCGTGACGGGCAAGGACGCGCAGGACGACGTACGGCAGTCCGCTCTGCCGAAGAGCTGGAGGGCCCTCCAGGTACCGGCCTCGGCCGAGGTCTCCACCAACGGGCTTCTCGCCCTGACCGGAGTGGGCAACGGCACCGAGGTGGCCGGATCCGGGAAGCCGGGCGCGACCGCCACCGCCGACACGGCACAGCCCGTCGGCATCGACGCCCTACTGGCCGGATCCGGCGAGAGCCTGGGCTTCCGGGTGAAGCCCAGGGCGCCGGCGCGGTCGCAGGGGGACAAGCAGTCCCCGGCCCTGTCCTCCGGCACGGCCGGGACCAAGGCCAACGCCGAGGACGGCGGGCTGCAGACGGAGAGCATCCGTACGGAGAGCCTCGACGGCAGCGGGCTGGAAGCGGCGCAGTCCACCTCGGCCGCCACCACCACCGACGACGACCCGGCCCACACCACCACCGACCCGGACCGGGCCTGCGCCGTCACCCGCAACGACCCCGGACTCCAGGCGCTCCAGCCCTCGACCACCATGATCGAGTGGGCGGCGGACCTCGCCGTGCAGGGCAAGCTCGACGTCCGCCGGCACAAGGGCTGGAACGGCACCGACCTCGCCTCGTACACCCCGCAGAGCCTGTTCCCGTCCGTCCCGCTCAAGGGCGGCGGCCGGGTGCCCGCGCAGATCATGCTCGGCGTGCTCGCCCAGGAGTCCAACCTGGTGCAGGCCAACTCGCGTGCCTCCGCCGGGGAGAGCGGCAACTTCGTCCAGGGCGGCTACTACGGCAACGCCGGCAGCGTCCACACCGTCAACTGGGCGGCCGCCGACTGCGGTTACGGCGTGGCACAGGTGACCAGCGGTATGGCCCGCACGGACACCACGACCTACACCGCCGAGCAGCAGAAGGCGATCACCGTGGACTACGCGGCCAACATCGCCGCCGGTCTGCAGATCCTCCAGGACAAGTGGAACCAGCTGTACGACAAGGGCATGCTCGTCAACGGCGGCGACCCGCAGTACCTGGAGAACTGGTGGTTCGCGCTGTGGGCGTACAACAGCGGCTTCAACGCGCCGAGTGCTTCGGACACCGCGGCTCCCTGGGGCCTCGGCTGGTTCAACAACCCGGCCAACGGCCTCTACCCGGCCGACCGCAAGATGTTCCTGTCCTCCGGCTACGAGGACGCCCGCACCCCCAACCTGTGGACGTACCCGGAGCGGGTCCTGGGCTGGGCGGCGTACTCCCTGCAGAAGACGGACCCGGCGACCGGCACGACCGGCAAGGCCTTCACCGTCGGCACCTGGCCGACCGGCAACGCGCCGGATGCCCAGCCCGCGCACGACACCTTCTGCAAGCCCGCCTCCAACGAGTGCGACACCTCCAAGCCCCGTAAGGTCGAGGGGTCCAGCCAGCCCGAAGGACCATGCCAGCGCGACGACTTCAAGTGCTGGTGGCACGAGCCGGCGACGTGGACGGACTGCGCGACCACCTGCGGCACCGAGGTGCTGAAGTATCAGGCGGGCGAGCGGGAGCCCCAGGTCACGCCGGTCCACCCGGCATCCTGCACCTCCACCCTCCCCGCGAACGCGCTGATCGTGGACGACGTGCCGAACACGGTGAAGTTCCGCACCGGCAGCACCAACCCCTGTGCAGGCAAGCACAATTGGACCAGCCGGGGCACGCTGAAGTTCACCTTCGGGTCGGCTCAGCAGAACGGCGCGACCGTCTACCCCTCGAAGATCGACTTCCATCAGCTCGGTGCGGGCTTCGGCGGCCACTTCTGGTTCACCCACACCCGGGTGCCGAGTTTCACCGACTCGGTCGTCACCGGCACCTGGACGCCCGATCGGTCGCTCACGGGCTGGGCCCGGATCATGGTCCATCTGCCCGACCACGAGGCCAACACCGGCCAGGCGACGTACCACGTCGACCTCGGTGACGGCACGGTCGTGGACAAGACGATCTCGCAGGACACCGGCGGCAAGAACGCCTGGGTGTCGCTGGGTTCGTACCAGGTGCACGGCACCCCGAGCGTCTCGCTGAGCTCGGACACGGCCGACGGCACCGGAGACGCCTCGATCGCCTGGGACGCCCTGGCCTTCGAACCGCTGCCGGCAAAACCGTCGGACGCGGTGACGCCGTCGCCGTCGCCGTCGCCGTCGTAG